The DNA window ttttttttatttgggtCACATTTAAGAAAACTGTTGTTTGCTGCCACAGAGCGCTGCCATGTCCATCAGTGAAACAGAGCGAAGAATGGGGTGATCCCAGCAAATGTGAGGGAGCCGAGGGATGCCAGTATTGCCACACAAGAACAGAACAACAGTTCCATCCagaggtttgtgtgtttcaaaagAAGTTTTATAGAATCTAGACCAGAAATCACTGTGTATGAATATGaatgtttcttttgtcataGATCTATAAATCCACCAAGTGTAATGATATGCAACAGTGTGGCAGCTGTCCCAGAGGGCCCTTCTGTGCCTTTGCTCATgttgaaagtaagttcacataAATCATCTTTAATCACATCTCTACAGCCATCTGAGGATTTGCTTGTGTTTTAATGCTGTcgtttgtatttatatttacatataaatcAATTCCAGAACCCTTTGGTCCTGAGGAGCCATCATTTCCCAACCCCagctcaccaccaccacccagaCCTCCAGACCCTCTTCCTGTCCAGGAGGTTTCTTCCAGTCCCAGCAGTCACAGCATGGGGCCCAGGACTTGTTCTTTGTCAGACCCCTTCTCCCCCTCAGCAGGGTCGTGTGTAGCTGAGCAGGGTTTGTTGGGTagtgttttgtctctgtgtgaggATCTGAGTGGAGGAGCAGAGCCTCTGTCTCCGtgggcaggagagggagggTACGGCAGGGCACCTGGATTTGAGCGGGAAGACCAGGTGAGAAGGAAAAGGGGGGATGGGCTTTATGAGTTTCTGTTAAATACGATTAAATAACAGACAGACTTCCTCTTCAGGAATGTTACAGTTTCTACACTATGTTTGTTCTGTATTTTCCTACATCATGTGTTTGTGATTTCAGGCCAAACAAAGGAGTTTTGCTCTTGAGCAGCGCAACAGAGAATTAGCATCAACACAAAGTAAACAGGTACAGTCAGTTTGCCTTTCACAGTCTTGACCTCAAAatgtttctcatctttttttattgtgtgtttatgttctaACTTCTGCATACCTCCAGCTAGTTGGCAAACTTTCTTCAAaaagcatgttttgtttttgttagtaATATAATCTTGTTGGAAGGACACATGAATAAAGTAACACAATACTTATTCTTTCTTCTTAAGGACTTGTTGGTATTCCTGCCAGTTGGCAGCCCTCTAAGTCTGTCCTCAAGCATCCCCTCTAGTCTGGCTGCCACACCACCCAGCCCTGCCCCTCTTGGACTGCCTGGATCCAGCATTTCGTCAGGCATGAATGCTAATGCCCTGCCCTTCTACCCAACCAGTGAGACAGTGGAGTCAGTTGTTGGTAAGTATAGATGAAAACACTTCTGAACACACATTTAAAgcacatttcaaaatgtttagGCCCCATTAGTGAAAATCCATTTATTACTCCTCCAAAGAATGCGGCAGAGTAATAAATGCTAAAGCtaaagcatgtcaaataggacttGAAATATTATGTAATCAGCAGTATTTTTGGTCGTGTTCAtagtattcttcaggtaatatatctttagtggtaccagacattgaaatgaacaagaaattatAGAAAACAACGATGgccaaataattttttttcccatgacTGTACATTCATGGCAAATGAACtgtctttgcagtattttgagctgaataTATACTCTGGGGATACATGAGAGCttaattaatttgctgaaatgaGGCACTGTGTGGGAACTTTAAAGTGTGTcagcatttggaaaaaaaatattgtggttttatttgtgttgtagAGTCAGCCCTGGATGATCTTGACCTGAATGACTTTGGTGTGTCGGCGTTGGAGAGAAGCTTGGAGAGCAGCTCTGCTCTGCCCAGTGTGGGAGTTATGCTGGGTACTTAACAGCATTAACACAAACTGTAATCTACATATAAACATATGTATGACATTCAGCAATATGCACATGTACTTCTCgatcatttttttcctttgtctttaCAGGTGGTAGCCAGCTGCAGAGCTCAGCCCCTGTCAACATCCCAGGATCTTTTAGCAGCTCTGCTCCTTTTAGCTCCCCGTCACCGTCTCCCCCAGTCAGACCACATGCTTCACCATTCTTCTCTACTCACCTGTCACAACCTGGTCAGTCAGAGAGCACCTTTCTGGGACCATCTCATAGCTCTTTAGGTCTGTAGAATTTCAGTTAAGACATCCATCTGTGTTGTGAGGGATTATATGATTTTGCTCATATTAATTCTTTAATTTTGTAGGTCTGAATGGGATGAGCACAAATATCTGGGAGCACTTCCCATCAGGCCAGGGTTCCCCTGGTACTCCCCCCACCCTGCTGCCCTCTGGCCCCTGTGCAGAGACTGCCAGGCTCAAACAAGAGCTGGAAGAAGCTCACAGGACATTGAAGCAGTGGGGTCACAGCTGGAGACACACATCTCAGGTAGGTAGGTAGTggggcatgtgtgtgtgcacatttgtgaaatggttgtgtttgtgttagtgCATGCTTATACATTATCATCACTAGAAATGAACTCCAGCTTTGAATGGATTTCATGAGTTCTACCTGCTTTGCCTTGTAGTCGTGGACTACTCTTAAAGCAGATGCAGAGGAGTCTCGAGCTCATGCAGCACGGTTGGCCATGGAAGCAGAGAGAGCCAGGCAGGCTGAGGAGGACGCACAGAGACAGGCTTCTCTCCTGCAGGAAGCCCTGGAGAGCTTACGGAGCGGAGACAATCCCCATCTTACACTGCACCAACTCCAGCTCCTACACCGACTACCGCTAGAATCAGTCCTCAGTCTACAGGCTCAGCTCTGTACTTGCTTACATGCTGTGGAACAGGTAAGATCACAGACTGAGAGCTATTCAAGTCTGTCTGACATGGTTCCTTCTGATGAAACTGTTTTCAGTTGTATCCACTAGCCTTCACAGTATCATTGGAGCTGATCATTTTTATGGAACATTAAGCAGCTTAAAAGTTCATGAGGTATACAAAATTAACAGCTTCCTtttagaaaaatgtcagaaattgtAAGTATCACTTTGAGCAATTTTCTTATATCAACTCTGTAAATTGTCCGGAGTTgtcctttcacatttttaccacACTACAGGGGATTGTCTGTGTTAGCTGAGTCCTGACTATTGGAAATACTCGGTTTATTTTAGAGGGGATGCCTGGATAAATTCTCTATATTCTCTAAAGTGTCTGGTCATTCCTTgaatttttctgattatttggtGTCAGCCAAGATTCCTGAATCTTGTTTCTTGTtacacatttttcattgttgtcttGGTGTAAATGGGCCTTCTTCTTCATTCTTGgacatttgtattattgtgcaCTACTTGCATGATGGAAACATCCTGAATAAACTCACTCGTGGTGAGCTCCAGTCCACACTTGGGGTGAAATGAAATAATCTAGAAATAATATGttgaaatcatgaaaaatacttGTTGAAAATTCCTACAGCATTTGAacaaaaattagcatatttgtAGGTTTATGTCACCATGTTACCAGATATATCAAGGTGTTGGAGTAGGATTTTGAGTACTGTCAAAAACATAGACTCCCTTTTCTATCTAGCTGACACAAAAACCTCTTTCAGACATGATTAATCTGATGTCATTTCAACATGTCAGTTGTATTAGCACTGTGTTTACTTTTTGGTAGTAGTTAAAATGGCAATATTATGAAGCTGGACCTGGTAACATTTACAATCTCTGTCAACATGGCATGAATCTGAACTACATGTGGTCGCATTAAAAAATCCATTTTGAGCTGTGTCAAGTGCTTTGGCAAaggctttttccacatttcagcaccattGCTCATctaaaaacatgacagagagCAAAAAGTATAGTTTGAATGTCAGCCTTGACAACAAGGC is part of the Acanthochromis polyacanthus isolate Apoly-LR-REF ecotype Palm Island chromosome 19, KAUST_Apoly_ChrSc, whole genome shotgun sequence genome and encodes:
- the unk gene encoding RING finger protein unkempt homolog isoform X2, with the translated sequence MSKTHSQPPSSSAATTTGGPSSSSSSSPAGGSTSPATVLNVQPEKPQHYTYLKEFRTEQCPLFVQHKCTQHRPFSCFHWHFLNQRRRRPIRRRDGTFNYSPDVYCTKYDEGTGTCPDGDECPFLHRTAGDTERRYHLRYYKTGSCIHETDAKGHCSKNGSHCAFAHGSHDLRSPVYDIREVQVMESQGSSGATDGGGGDGQSGQAASTALIEKILSEEPRWQDNNYVLSHYKTELCKKPPRLCRQGYACPYYHNSKDRRRSPHKHKYRALPCPSVKQSEEWGDPSKCEGAEGCQYCHTRTEQQFHPEIYKSTKCNDMQQCGSCPRGPFCAFAHVEKPFGPEEPSFPNPSSPPPPRPPDPLPVQEVSSSPSSHSMGPRTCSLSDPFSPSAGSCVAEQGLLGSVLSLCEDLSGGAEPLSPWAGEGGYGRAPGFEREDQAKQRSFALEQRNRELASTQSKQDLLVFLPVGSPLSLSSSIPSSLAATPPSPAPLGLPGSSISSGMNANALPFYPTSETVESVVESALDDLDLNDFGVSALERSLESSSALPSVGVMLGGSQLQSSAPVNIPGSFSSSAPFSSPSPSPPVRPHASPFFSTHLSQPGQSESTFLGPSHSSLGLNGMSTNIWEHFPSGQGSPGTPPTLLPSGPCAETARLKQELEEAHRTLKQWGHSWRHTSQVVVDYS
- the unk gene encoding RING finger protein unkempt homolog isoform X1, with amino-acid sequence MSKTHSQPPSSSAATTTGGPSSSSSSSPAGGSTSPATVLNVQPEKPQHYTYLKEFRTEQCPLFVQHKCTQHRPFSCFHWHFLNQRRRRPIRRRDGTFNYSPDVYCTKYDEGTGTCPDGDECPFLHRTAGDTERRYHLRYYKTGSCIHETDAKGHCSKNGSHCAFAHGSHDLRSPVYDIREVQVMESQGSSGATDGGGGDGQSGQAASTALIEKILSEEPRWQDNNYVLSHYKTELCKKPPRLCRQGYACPYYHNSKDRRRSPHKHKYRALPCPSVKQSEEWGDPSKCEGAEGCQYCHTRTEQQFHPEIYKSTKCNDMQQCGSCPRGPFCAFAHVEKPFGPEEPSFPNPSSPPPPRPPDPLPVQEVSSSPSSHSMGPRTCSLSDPFSPSAGSCVAEQGLLGSVLSLCEDLSGGAEPLSPWAGEGGYGRAPGFEREDQAKQRSFALEQRNRELASTQSKQDLLVFLPVGSPLSLSSSIPSSLAATPPSPAPLGLPGSSISSGMNANALPFYPTSETVESVVESALDDLDLNDFGVSALERSLESSSALPSVGVMLGGSQLQSSAPVNIPGSFSSSAPFSSPSPSPPVRPHASPFFSTHLSQPGQSESTFLGPSHSSLGLNGMSTNIWEHFPSGQGSPGTPPTLLPSGPCAETARLKQELEEAHRTLKQWGHSWRHTSQSWTTLKADAEESRAHAARLAMEAERARQAEEDAQRQASLLQEALESLRSGDNPHLTLHQLQLLHRLPLESVLSLQAQLCTCLHAVEQVVYRKQRQCCVTCGEQGSVSLPCGHGLQCESCSTSTECPLCPEQTPEQQLS